In Clarias gariepinus isolate MV-2021 ecotype Netherlands chromosome 1, CGAR_prim_01v2, whole genome shotgun sequence, one DNA window encodes the following:
- the LOC128533726 gene encoding meiotic recombination protein REC8 homolog isoform X1 has protein sequence MFYYPNVLNHRTGCFATIWLAATKARKMNRRDLLKVNIQSTCTDIMDYVLVRVPPLAAGLPRPRFSLYLSSQLQYGIILVFHRQCQLLLEEIQEAIDRLHRHRVQVQIDMLPEELRQTQTLPDALALLTETEGARDPFFGSIEFGLPSPSSLMQLAEEMGVVYPERPVSPPSEGITVSQESITITEREPVIMPEPEFEGAELQEADMIEMLLEQSDQFPEGEDEREREAEQARQREGRERETERERWIEEEVVERERERAVAEVERTRDLTGSTIIMEPAQTTEVPSRDIISLLEEVEPPAAMPQPAERERTPEPVPIPPSPPSPERRRERGEESRRLEEELVPIPEAPTEGPRRRRKRQLVFMDEEIQISQDALQTQINDPSIETRSLDEVLIRAPSQVSEPKVLLSNPCMKLPPEILELWKQGAVVHHTLPSKRRREAEEEDLEAVRERERGREEHEEGELREMPTEIVESGISRYDTPVSSLGMEVTDREVSPMETPEIRRSPIAVSVCGLEDIPEERVPELEDIAMETDPLRRMGAIGEDKVTFHSLLPPGVRRRTIAQAFWRLLERIDMKEVTVQQDEPYGDIIIISLSQQL, from the exons ATGTTTTATTATCCGAATGTACTTAATCACAGAACTGGCTGCTTCGCCACAATATG GCTGGCAGCCACGAAGGCCAGGAAGATGAACCGGAGGGATCTGCTGAAGGTGAACATCCAGAGCACATG cactgACATCATGGACTATGTGCTGGTACGAGTGCCTCCTCTGGCTGCAGGACTTCCTCGGCCTCGCTTCTCCCTCTACCTGTCCTCTCAGCTACAGTACGGAATCATCCTCGTCTTCCACCGCCAGTGCCAGCTACTGctcg AGGAGATCCAGGAGGCCATTGACCGGCTGCACCGTCACCGGGTCCAGGTGCAGATCGACATGCTGCCCGAGGAGCTCAG ACAAACTCAAACCCTTCCTGACGCTCTCGCTCTTCTGACTGAGACGGAGGGGGCGCGGGATCCGTTCTTCGGATCAATAGAGTTTGGTCTGCCCAGTCCAAGTAGCCTCATGCAG CTGGCTGAGGAAATGGGTGTGGTTTATCCGGAGAGGCCGGTGTCTCCGCCTTCAGAAG GCATCACAGTGAGTCAGGAGTCGATCACGATCACCGAGCGAGAACCCGTCATCATGCCTGAGCCCGAG TTTGAAGGGGCGGAGCTACAAGAGGCCGACATGATCGAAATGCTCCTGGAGCAGTCGGATCAGTTCCCCGAGG GCGAGGACGAGCGGGAGCGCGAGGCAGAACAGGCCAGGCAGCGTGagggacgagagagagagacagaaagggagAGGTGGATAGAAGAAGAGGTtgtagagagagagcgagaacgAGCAGTGGCAGAAGTAGAGAGGACGAGAGACCTGACCGGGTCGACCATCATCATGGAGCC ggCTCAAACCACTGAAGTGCCGAGTAGAGACATCATCTCTCTGCTCGAGGAGGTGGAGCCGCCCGCCGCGATGCCCCAGccggcagagagagagaggacccCGGAGCCCGTCCCTATTCCGCCGTCCCCGCCCAGTccggagaggaggagggagcgAGGCGAAGAGAGTCGTCGtctggaggaggag CTCGTCCCGATCCCAGAGGCCCCCACAGAGGGACCACGGAGAAGGAGGAAGAGGCAGCTGGTCTTCATGGACGAAGAAATACAGATATCCCAGGATGCACTGCAAACCCAGATTAATGACCCAAGCATTGAAACCAGATCCTTG GATGAGGTTCTGATCAGAGCACCTTCTCAAGTGAGCGAGCCCAAAGTACTTCTCAGTAACCCCTGCATGA AACTTCCCCCTGAAATTCTGGAGTTGTGGAAGCAGGGCGCAGTCGTCCATCACACCCTTCCATCCAAACGCCGCAGGGAAGCTGAAGAGGAGGATCTCGAGGCtgtacgagagagagagagaggaagagaggagcaTGAAGAAGGAGAGCTTAGGGAG ATGCCCACAGAGATAGTGGAGTCGGGAATCTCACGATACGATACTCCAG TTTCCTCTCTGGGGATGGAGGTGACAGACAGAGAAGTCTCGCCCATGGAGACGCCTGAGATTCGTCG GTCTCCTATTGCCGTGTCCGTGTGCGGTTTGGAGGACATTCCAGAGGAGAGGGTTCCTGAACTCGAGGACATCGCGATGGAGACAGATCCTCTCAG GCGAATGGGCGCTATTGGCGAGGACAAAGTGACATTTCACTCCCTACTGCCCCCTGGTGTCAGGCGCAGAACAATTGCTCAGGCTTTCTGGAGGCTGCTGG AACGCATCGACATGAAAGAGGTGACAGTGCAGCAGGACGAGCCCTAcggtgacatcatcatcatctccctGTCACAGCAGCTCTGA
- the LOC128533726 gene encoding meiotic recombination protein REC8 homolog isoform X2, whose product MLPEELRQTQTLPDALALLTETEGARDPFFGSIEFGLPSPSSLMQLAEEMGVVYPERPVSPPSEGITVSQESITITEREPVIMPEPEFEGAELQEADMIEMLLEQSDQFPEGEDEREREAEQARQREGRERETERERWIEEEVVERERERAVAEVERTRDLTGSTIIMEPAQTTEVPSRDIISLLEEVEPPAAMPQPAERERTPEPVPIPPSPPSPERRRERGEESRRLEEELVPIPEAPTEGPRRRRKRQLVFMDEEIQISQDALQTQINDPSIETRSLDEVLIRAPSQVSEPKVLLSNPCMKLPPEILELWKQGAVVHHTLPSKRRREAEEEDLEAVRERERGREEHEEGELREMPTEIVESGISRYDTPVSSLGMEVTDREVSPMETPEIRRSPIAVSVCGLEDIPEERVPELEDIAMETDPLRRMGAIGEDKVTFHSLLPPGVRRRTIAQAFWRLLERIDMKEVTVQQDEPYGDIIIISLSQQL is encoded by the exons ATGCTGCCCGAGGAGCTCAG ACAAACTCAAACCCTTCCTGACGCTCTCGCTCTTCTGACTGAGACGGAGGGGGCGCGGGATCCGTTCTTCGGATCAATAGAGTTTGGTCTGCCCAGTCCAAGTAGCCTCATGCAG CTGGCTGAGGAAATGGGTGTGGTTTATCCGGAGAGGCCGGTGTCTCCGCCTTCAGAAG GCATCACAGTGAGTCAGGAGTCGATCACGATCACCGAGCGAGAACCCGTCATCATGCCTGAGCCCGAG TTTGAAGGGGCGGAGCTACAAGAGGCCGACATGATCGAAATGCTCCTGGAGCAGTCGGATCAGTTCCCCGAGG GCGAGGACGAGCGGGAGCGCGAGGCAGAACAGGCCAGGCAGCGTGagggacgagagagagagacagaaagggagAGGTGGATAGAAGAAGAGGTtgtagagagagagcgagaacgAGCAGTGGCAGAAGTAGAGAGGACGAGAGACCTGACCGGGTCGACCATCATCATGGAGCC ggCTCAAACCACTGAAGTGCCGAGTAGAGACATCATCTCTCTGCTCGAGGAGGTGGAGCCGCCCGCCGCGATGCCCCAGccggcagagagagagaggacccCGGAGCCCGTCCCTATTCCGCCGTCCCCGCCCAGTccggagaggaggagggagcgAGGCGAAGAGAGTCGTCGtctggaggaggag CTCGTCCCGATCCCAGAGGCCCCCACAGAGGGACCACGGAGAAGGAGGAAGAGGCAGCTGGTCTTCATGGACGAAGAAATACAGATATCCCAGGATGCACTGCAAACCCAGATTAATGACCCAAGCATTGAAACCAGATCCTTG GATGAGGTTCTGATCAGAGCACCTTCTCAAGTGAGCGAGCCCAAAGTACTTCTCAGTAACCCCTGCATGA AACTTCCCCCTGAAATTCTGGAGTTGTGGAAGCAGGGCGCAGTCGTCCATCACACCCTTCCATCCAAACGCCGCAGGGAAGCTGAAGAGGAGGATCTCGAGGCtgtacgagagagagagagaggaagagaggagcaTGAAGAAGGAGAGCTTAGGGAG ATGCCCACAGAGATAGTGGAGTCGGGAATCTCACGATACGATACTCCAG TTTCCTCTCTGGGGATGGAGGTGACAGACAGAGAAGTCTCGCCCATGGAGACGCCTGAGATTCGTCG GTCTCCTATTGCCGTGTCCGTGTGCGGTTTGGAGGACATTCCAGAGGAGAGGGTTCCTGAACTCGAGGACATCGCGATGGAGACAGATCCTCTCAG GCGAATGGGCGCTATTGGCGAGGACAAAGTGACATTTCACTCCCTACTGCCCCCTGGTGTCAGGCGCAGAACAATTGCTCAGGCTTTCTGGAGGCTGCTGG AACGCATCGACATGAAAGAGGTGACAGTGCAGCAGGACGAGCCCTAcggtgacatcatcatcatctccctGTCACAGCAGCTCTGA
- the gng5 gene encoding guanine nucleotide-binding protein G(I)/G(S)/G(O) subunit gamma-5 → MSGSSNINAMKKVVQQLRFEANIDRVKVSQAAAELQQFCMQNALQDPLLTGVSSSTNPFRTQKLCSFV, encoded by the exons ATGTCCGGATCGTCCAACATTAACGCGATGAAGAAAGTCGTGCAGCAGCTACGATTCGAAGCGAATATCGACAGGGTTAAG GTGTCCCAGGCGGCGGCCGAGCTCCAGCAGTTCTGCATGCAGAACGCTCTCCAGGACCCGCTGCTCACCGGCGTGTCTTCCAGCACCAACCCGTTCAGGACACAAAAGCTCTGCTCGTTTGTCTGA